One Ptychodera flava strain L36383 unplaced genomic scaffold, AS_Pfla_20210202 Scaffold_33__1_contigs__length_2856901_pilon, whole genome shotgun sequence DNA segment encodes these proteins:
- the LOC139127535 gene encoding uncharacterized protein, giving the protein MELVKLDESHGTDAIALMTQILMNKEPVFSCRKVPFDIAREFNEAIVNRAIRDEVSVVAIDTATNKVVGVMANLLVSGASEVDEVYAKCEPSEWLSPVFVLLEKLKERFYQLEEVRKIMSRERQFMNVSIVVVSDGYHGRGITRQLLEKSTEMGKSKGARMVYSELTSPISQHIFKTTPGFVQVGELIEYREFQSDGVKPFAGMSSDFKGAILCMKRL; this is encoded by the coding sequence ATGGAGTTAGTAAAATTAGATGAATCCCATGGTACTGATGCCATCGCCTTGATGACGCAAATACTCATGAATAAGGAACCAGTATTCAGTTGCCGTAAGGTGCCTTTCGACATTGCAAGAGAATTCAATGAGGCCATTGTCAACCGTGCCATACGCGATGAAGTGTCGGTTGTTGCCATAGATACTGCAACTAACAAAGTTGTTGGTGTCATGGCCAACCTTCTCGTCTCCGGTGCCAGTGAAGTGGACGAAGTGTATGCCAAATGTGAACCTAGTGAATGGCTGAGCCCAGTTTTTGTTCTTTTGGAGAAactaaaagaaagattttaCCAACTTGAAGAAGTCCGGAAAATTATGTCAAGAGAGCGCCAGTTCATGAATGTGAGTATAGTTGTCGTGTCCGATGGTTACCATGGTCGGGGAATTACCAGGCAACTACTGGAAAAGAGTACAGAAATGGGAAAGTCAAAAGGTGCAAGGATGGTCTACTCAGAGCTCACCAGTCCTATCAGCCAGCATATCTTCAAAACTACACCAGGCTTTGTCCAGGTGGGAGAGCTGATCGAATACAGGGAATTCCAAAGTGACGGTGTCAAACCGTTTGCCGGTATGTCTTCTGACTTCAAAGGGGCAATTCTGTGCATGAAGAGATTGTAA